The nucleotide window GGTGATTATCGCTGTGCCCCCTGCTTCCTTCACCCGTAATATGTAACTTTTTAACACCCTCATTATCAGCATTTCATCATTGGATTCAAGTATGGCAGTTATTGAATCCACAACACCGCGAAAACGAGGATTATTTTGAGATATGGAATTGATTCCCCGGCTAACCTTAACCAGTATATCTGTGGGGTTTTTAACATGGGATGATTGGTGAGTGGGAGAGTCTTCCATTTTTTCCCCATAGGAGGCATCTATTACCTGCAACATATTACCCTCCATGTATTCCTGGAGGGAAAATCCTAGGTCTTCCATATTGTGGTAAATAGTGGAGAAGTTCTGGTCAGTGGTTAAATATAAGCAGGGTTCATCGGTACTTAGCCCCTCATAAGTGAAACTATGGCAGAACAAAGATTTACCCACGCCTACCGGACCATATAATAGTGTTATTGTGTTTTCAGGGATTCCTCCCAGGGCAAAGCCTAGATCATCACCGGGTACTGTCAATTCATCGAAACCAGTTATTCCAGAGGTAATGCGAACGATCATTTATTCACCTGTACAGTATTTCTAACAGTGCATCTATGGCTTCATCAATTCCTTCATTCTTAAGTATGCTAACTGGAATTATGGGAATACTAGAGTCAATTCTCATTGCCTTCCTTATTTCATCCGGTGTTAGTGAGTTTGGTAGGTCCTGTTTATTGGCCACAATTACTTTAGGTATGGCCTCAGCCTTGCATTTTTTTATCATTTCTTTAGCACGGGGAAATGTATGAGGATCGGTAGAATCCACCAGGATAAATGCTCCCACTGCTTCTTTGGAAAGTAAATCAAGTATAAGATCAAAACGTTCCTGTCCTGGTGTTCCGAAAACATCGGCAACAAATCCTTTGTGCTCCATATGGCCGATGTCCATGGCGACCGTGGTGGGAACCTGTCCCAAGGCCATTTTGTCAACAGAAACCGAATTTGGGGCAATATTTTTAACAAAACTTGATTTTCCTGCATTATATGGTCCCGTTACCAGGATCTTGGGTATGAAAATCTTCACTCCACCCGGGCGCAGAATGTTGAAAAGTACCATGCTACTGGAGGGTGTGGTCCAGGTTGCTCCGGTAACCATGAATCCCTGCCCAATAATGACTCTCTCTTCAATGGTACTCAGGTTAACCAGACAATCCATTGAATCCTTTATTTCATCAATTAAATCAGTTTCATAATCCCATTCTGTGAATATATAGAGTAAAATAGTTTTATTTTCACGGGCAGCCTTATTCCATTTTTTTATGATACCCACAGTTTCCCCGGGATCAAGATAATCTATAAGTGCCGAAAGATTATTTATAACTCCTACTCCATCCGGGACATCAGTTATTGCTGTATGAACCACTTTTTCTATCTGTGAATAATCTTCTATGGAATATTTACCCATCACTGGGACCCCTATGAAATACGAGCTTCCGTCCACAAAAAAGGCTTGGCCATCTTCCATTTCTTTTTCTAGATCCCATCCAAATTTCTCGAATTCATAAAGAATGGAGCTCGGTTCCGTTACATTGGTGAAAATGAAGCCATGATCCCCTTCTTCTAATCTGCTTTGCAGGGTTTGATATCCAAAAGCCTCACATTCAACACCGGGGTCAGCATAGAACAGTACAGATGAACCTTCGGGTATCCCCCCACCCAAAAAATCATCCAGTTTGGGAATGTGAGTTTTCTTCATTTAGACTCACCCATGACCTGATTTACTTCCTGGGCTATTGATTCCATTTCCACCAGTATGAGCCCTAGTTGAGCTTCTGGTTCGGTTAAGGCAGTTAAAATTGCTTTGGCACCGGCAGGCATTAATACAATGGTTCCTTTATCAGTTTTTACCGATACCTGACTAACTCCACCGGT belongs to Methanobacterium formicicum and includes:
- a CDS encoding RAD55 family ATPase; translated protein: MIVRITSGITGFDELTVPGDDLGFALGGIPENTITLLYGPVGVGKSLFCHSFTYEGLSTDEPCLYLTTDQNFSTIYHNMEDLGFSLQEYMEGNMLQVIDASYGEKMEDSPTHQSSHVKNPTDILVKVSRGINSISQNNPRFRGVVDSITAILESNDEMLIMRVLKSYILRVKEAGGTAIITHTQGSADPRTEIIIKSMADNIIKVDGETLVIESMKGLGQKKAPYEITEEGLILGKEE
- a CDS encoding ATPase domain-containing protein, which codes for MKKTHIPKLDDFLGGGIPEGSSVLFYADPGVECEAFGYQTLQSRLEEGDHGFIFTNVTEPSSILYEFEKFGWDLEKEMEDGQAFFVDGSSYFIGVPVMGKYSIEDYSQIEKVVHTAITDVPDGVGVINNLSALIDYLDPGETVGIIKKWNKAARENKTILLYIFTEWDYETDLIDEIKDSMDCLVNLSTIEERVIIGQGFMVTGATWTTPSSSMVLFNILRPGGVKIFIPKILVTGPYNAGKSSFVKNIAPNSVSVDKMALGQVPTTVAMDIGHMEHKGFVADVFGTPGQERFDLILDLLSKEAVGAFILVDSTDPHTFPRAKEMIKKCKAEAIPKVIVANKQDLPNSLTPDEIRKAMRIDSSIPIIPVSILKNEGIDEAIDALLEILYR